In Sphingomonas sp., a single window of DNA contains:
- a CDS encoding cell wall hydrolase, with protein MTFCAGALANAATLNLSPLPQQEAHTQATVQLAPAQIQNVLASQQVPAPQAAVEQQEIDAGDDTDTEYATLSDAVAAQEDVAALEEDRELRCLATGVYFEARSEPLSGQLAVADVILNRSTSGRFPGSVCSVVTQKGQFSFVRGGKMPTAPANAQWRRALAVAQVARKNLWDSPAGDALYFHARYVNGAQGRASVATVGNHIFYR; from the coding sequence GTGACTTTTTGCGCTGGCGCACTTGCGAATGCAGCCACGCTCAACCTGAGCCCGCTTCCCCAGCAGGAAGCGCATACTCAGGCGACGGTGCAGCTGGCACCGGCACAGATTCAGAACGTCCTTGCTTCCCAGCAGGTTCCCGCGCCTCAGGCCGCGGTCGAGCAGCAGGAGATCGACGCAGGGGACGATACCGACACGGAATATGCCACGCTCTCCGACGCAGTTGCTGCGCAGGAAGACGTCGCCGCGCTTGAAGAGGACCGCGAACTCCGCTGTCTCGCCACGGGGGTCTATTTCGAAGCGCGCAGCGAGCCGCTGTCGGGGCAGCTCGCGGTGGCCGATGTGATCCTGAACCGGAGCACCTCCGGCCGGTTTCCCGGCTCGGTCTGCTCGGTGGTGACCCAGAAGGGCCAGTTCTCGTTCGTTCGCGGCGGCAAGATGCCGACCGCTCCGGCCAATGCCCAGTGGCGTCGCGCCCTGGCGGTCGCGCAGGTCGCCCGCAAGAATCTGTGGGACAGCCCGGCTGGCGACGCGCTCTACTTTCATGCGCGCTACGTCAACGGCGCGCAGGGCCGCGCCTCGGTAGCGACGGTGGGGAACCACATCTTCTACCGTTGA